Proteins encoded in a region of the Bubalus bubalis isolate 160015118507 breed Murrah chromosome 9, NDDB_SH_1, whole genome shotgun sequence genome:
- the ZNF454 gene encoding zinc finger protein 454 isoform X3 encodes MLFSRKSQDTEGKAHQRRRNGSQVPARHGPDWVITPMNKKSILKADIPEGELGQWMIKERFTRDSCWKYDDLLEWQHGGQEINLEQVVLAHEKTSSVVGDQKCDESGKHGTVNSSFVQSQGFQSSKKAFECSECGKVFTKSSTLNKHQKIHSEKLNANQKIVIKEKRYECRECGKAFHQSTHLIHHQRIHTGEKPYECKECGKAFSVSSSLTYHQKIHTGEKPFECNLCGKAFIRNIHLAHHHRIHTGEKPFKCNICDKAFVCRAHLTKHQNIHSGEKPYKCEECGKAFNQSTSFLQHQRIHTGEKPFECNECGKAFRVNSSLTEHQRIHTGEKPYKCNECGKAFRDNSSFARHRKIHTGEKPYRCGLCEKAFRDQSALAQHQRIHTGEKPYTCNICEKAFSDHSALTQHKRIHTREKPYKCKICGKAFIRSTHLTQHQRIHTGEKPYKCNKCGKAFNQTANLIQHQRHHIGEK; translated from the coding sequence ACTGGGTGATTACACCTATGAATAAGAAATCTATTCTCAAGGCAGATATTCCTGAAGGAGAATTGGGTCAGTGGATGATAAAGGAAAGATTCACTAGAGATAGTTGCTGGAAATATGATGACCTGTTGGAATGGCAGCATGGAGGCCAGGAGATAAACTTGGAGCAAGTAGTGCTTGCTCATGAGAAAACTTCATCTGTGGTTGGCGACCAGAAATGTGATGAATCTGGGAAACACGGCACCGTGAACTCATCTTTTGTTCAAAGTCAGGGATTTCAATCTAGCAAAAAAGCCTTTGAGTGTAGTGAGTGTGGAAAAGTCTTCACTAAGAGTTCAACCCTCAATAAACATCAGAAGATTCATAGTGAAAAACTTAATGCAAATCAGAAAATTGTTATTAAAGAGAAGCGATATGAATGTAGagaatgtgggaaggcctttCACCAGAGCACACACCTCATCCATCACCAAAGAATTCACACTGGTGAGAAGCCATatgaatgtaaagaatgtggCAAGGCCTTCTCAGTGAGCTCCTCACTTACTTAtcatcagaaaattcatactggagagaaaccttttGAATGCAACTTATGTGGAAAAGCTTTTATCCGAAACATACACCTTGCCCACCATCACAGAatacatactggagagaaaccttttAAGTGTAATATATGTGACAAAGCCTTTGTGTGTAGGGCACATCTTACCAAACACCAGAATATTCATAGTGGAGAGAAACCCTACAAATGTgaagaatgtggcaaagccttcaATCAGAGTACAAGTTTTCTTCagcatcagagaattcacactggagagaagccttttgaatgtaatgaatgtggaaaGGCCTTCAGGGTGAACTCTTCCCTTACCGAACATCAAAGGATTCATAccggagagaaaccttataaatgtaatgaatgtggaaaaGCGTTCAGGGATAATTCATCCTTTGCTCGACATCGGAAAATTCATACTGGGGAGAAACCTTACAGATGTGGTTTGTGTGAGAAAGCCTTCAGGGACCAATCAGCCCTAGCccaacatcagagaattcatactggggaGAAGCCTTACACATGTAATATATGTGAGAAAGCCTTCAGCGACCATTCAGCCCTCACTCAGCATAAGAGAATTCATACTAGAGaaaaaccttacaaatgtaaaaTCTGTGGGAAAGCCTTTATCCGAAGTACACACCTGACTCAACATCAGAGgattcacacaggagagaaaccttataaatgtaataaatgtgGGAAAGCTTTTAACCAGACTGCAAACCTCATTCAGCATCAGAGACATCATATAGGAGAAAAGTGA